The following proteins are co-located in the Desulfurococcus amylolyticus Z-533 genome:
- a CDS encoding DMT family transporter, producing the protein MTSIRGDIFLFPVVWVAISSASILVVLSNEPGEICAFWRLFFSSLILLPLWIQAKKHVKMHHVASGIALSLHFILWMRSLFLIPVYTSTLLVVVYPLYSLVVDILVYKYRPSLIQLLGFAGGVTSLTLFLGVNRLALSQGAVLSLLAGLSVTLYFELGRYARGIVKESLVEYAFPTYMSATVFTALYNIVSGSRILPSSHLSYLYFILMALIPMMLGHTLMNYLLKHYPVYLVTSVSLGEPFGAGLLAYIVLGQRISLYNLATGLLTIASLIAIIRGYR; encoded by the coding sequence TTGACCAGTATTCGTGGAGACATCTTTTTATTCCCAGTAGTATGGGTCGCGATAAGCTCGGCAAGCATACTTGTAGTCCTCTCCAATGAACCCGGTGAGATATGCGCGTTCTGGAGGCTATTCTTCTCCTCGCTGATCCTGCTACCGTTATGGATTCAGGCAAAGAAGCATGTGAAAATGCATCATGTAGCATCGGGGATCGCTTTATCACTGCATTTCATACTATGGATGAGAAGCCTCTTCCTGATACCCGTCTACACCAGTACATTGCTTGTCGTGGTTTACCCGCTTTACTCTCTGGTGGTAGATATACTTGTCTATAAGTATAGGCCAAGCCTAATCCAGCTACTTGGATTCGCTGGAGGCGTTACCTCTCTCACGCTTTTTCTCGGGGTTAACAGGCTAGCTTTAAGCCAGGGTGCTGTACTCTCCCTCTTAGCCGGGTTATCTGTAACACTGTATTTCGAGCTGGGCAGATATGCCAGGGGGATTGTGAAGGAGTCTCTTGTGGAGTATGCCTTCCCAACATATATGTCTGCAACTGTTTTCACAGCATTATATAATATTGTATCCGGTTCAAGGATACTGCCGAGCAGCCACTTATCCTATCTATACTTCATCCTGATGGCATTAATCCCCATGATGCTCGGGCACACCTTAATGAACTATCTTCTAAAACACTATCCCGTGTATCTTGTTACATCGGTGTCTCTTGGAGAACCGTTTGGAGCCGGGTTGCTTGCATACATAGTGCTGGGGCAGCGCATCTCATTATATAACCTGGCTACCGGCTTATTAACAATTGCATCTCTTATAGCTATAATACGTGGTTATAGATAG
- the glp gene encoding gephyrin-like molybdotransferase Glp: MDRRLTTLISVDDAVELLARTLSEAVSLEPEEVRVLEAVGRIIAEPVETEIDIPPFNRSAVDGYAVQAGDTVNASVYNPVELVLKGVLTPSDKPPSECVEPGEAVRVHTGSPIPCGANAVVMDEDVEVKDGSIVVYRPVSPGQNISRRGEDFVKGDVIIARGTILNPVHIGVISSIGVDRVKVYRRLRIGVLTSGNEVCEPGIDRDCDTLIYNSSARLITALLRQSRFIDVKYYGVFPDDPEILSNAVVEASMENDLVVTTGGTGISEGDALIDAMLNTGKIVFRGVKMRPGRPTTLSLINNKPALHLSGYPVAAWTGYEAILIPAVRKWLGLKGLERPVVYARLSRRIPNTVGYRSYIRVILRDAGGEYVAEPYMLRGSGILSSLLKSHGYIVIPENVEGVEKDSVVPVHLF; the protein is encoded by the coding sequence TTGGATAGAAGGCTTACAACACTTATAAGTGTTGATGACGCGGTGGAACTACTTGCCAGGACTCTAAGCGAGGCAGTAAGCCTGGAACCCGAAGAGGTAAGAGTGCTTGAAGCAGTTGGCAGGATAATAGCTGAACCGGTGGAAACCGAAATAGATATACCTCCATTTAATAGGAGCGCCGTGGATGGATATGCTGTCCAGGCAGGCGATACAGTTAATGCATCAGTGTATAACCCGGTTGAGCTAGTATTAAAAGGAGTTCTCACACCAAGCGATAAGCCTCCAAGCGAATGCGTGGAGCCAGGTGAAGCAGTAAGAGTTCACACGGGTTCACCTATACCGTGCGGAGCCAACGCGGTGGTCATGGATGAGGATGTAGAGGTTAAGGATGGTAGCATAGTAGTGTACAGGCCGGTATCGCCTGGTCAAAACATATCAAGGAGAGGTGAGGACTTCGTCAAGGGAGACGTCATCATAGCCAGGGGTACCATATTGAACCCGGTGCATATAGGAGTTATCTCAAGCATTGGAGTAGACAGGGTAAAAGTGTATAGAAGGCTTAGGATAGGTGTTTTAACATCAGGTAACGAGGTATGCGAGCCTGGGATAGATAGGGACTGCGATACCCTCATATATAACTCGTCGGCTAGGCTTATCACGGCCCTCCTCCGTCAGAGCAGGTTTATCGATGTGAAGTATTATGGTGTCTTCCCGGATGACCCGGAAATACTATCCAATGCTGTAGTGGAGGCATCCATGGAGAATGACCTAGTTGTTACGACAGGGGGCACCGGGATCAGTGAAGGCGATGCATTAATCGATGCCATGTTAAATACAGGTAAAATAGTCTTTAGAGGAGTCAAGATGAGGCCTGGTAGGCCTACCACGCTCTCGTTGATAAACAATAAGCCGGCTCTCCATTTATCAGGCTACCCTGTAGCGGCTTGGACAGGGTATGAAGCCATACTCATCCCCGCTGTCAGGAAGTGGCTTGGGTTAAAAGGATTGGAGAGGCCAGTGGTATATGCAAGGCTTTCACGTAGAATACCTAACACAGTAGGGTACAGGAGCTACATAAGGGTTATACTGAGAGACGCTGGGGGAGAATATGTGGCGGAACCCTACATGCTCAGGGGTAGCGGGATATTATCTAGTCTGCTCAAGAGTCACGGCTACATAGTTATACCTGAGAATGTTGAAGGGGTTGAAAAAGACTCAGTGGTACCTGTCCATCTTTTCTAA
- a CDS encoding ABC transporter ATP-binding protein, translated as MSEVIRLENIWKIYRVGDVETRALKGVSFSVCKGDLTAIMGPSGSGKSTLLNMLGLLDKPTSGRIIIEGRDVTGLSSNEIADIRNRKIGFVFQQFNLINRLTVLENIELPLIPRGIPRNIRVRRVIEALKMAGGDESWLPKKPNQLSGGQQQRVAIARAIVGEPEVILADEPTGNLDRSSARLVMDTFLRLNDAGLTIIIVTHDPEIANCTKKIVVLRDGVVKSVEEPRSEKCILRTT; from the coding sequence ATGAGCGAGGTAATAAGGCTTGAGAATATTTGGAAAATATATAGGGTCGGAGACGTTGAGACACGGGCGTTGAAAGGGGTTTCCTTCAGCGTCTGCAAGGGTGATTTAACAGCGATTATGGGTCCAAGCGGTTCAGGGAAATCAACACTGTTGAATATGCTTGGACTACTAGATAAACCGACATCCGGGAGGATAATAATCGAGGGTCGGGATGTAACGGGCTTAAGCAGTAATGAGATAGCTGATATAAGGAATAGGAAGATAGGCTTCGTCTTCCAGCAGTTCAACCTGATCAATAGGCTCACAGTGCTAGAGAATATTGAGCTTCCATTAATACCCAGGGGTATACCGAGAAACATCAGGGTTAGAAGGGTTATTGAAGCACTTAAAATGGCCGGCGGCGATGAATCATGGCTGCCCAAGAAGCCTAATCAGTTAAGCGGTGGTCAGCAACAGAGGGTAGCAATTGCTAGGGCCATAGTTGGAGAGCCCGAGGTAATCCTCGCGGATGAGCCAACAGGCAACCTCGATAGATCATCAGCTAGACTTGTAATGGATACCTTCCTCAGGCTAAACGACGCCGGGTTAACAATAATTATTGTCACACATGACCCGGAGATAGCTAACTGCACAAAGAAGATAGTAGTGTTAAGGGATGGAGTGGTTAAATCAGTCGAGGAGCCGAGGAGTGAGAAATGTATTTTAAGAACCACGTGA
- a CDS encoding daunorubicin resistance protein DrrA family ABC transporter ATP-binding protein yields the protein MQDIVIVENLVKRFRDVIAVNNISFKIEKGEIFALLGPNGAGKTTTIHIISTILRPTSGRVLVAGHDVLREPGEVRKKIGIVFQEPSLDNQLTAYDNMYIHGRLYGLGGEELREKIMRLLKFVNLEEYAWKKVVYFSGGMKRRLEIARSLLHEPEILILDEPTIGLDPQSRAKIWDYIRELRKLHNMTILLTTHYMDEAEELAHRVAIMDHGKIIALDTPDGLKNMLGKDVVYLNVNGGRDFCSAISFVKECRKLGENRYELLVDNASKLIPEIIATASSMGLEITEVSYKRPSLNEVFLHLTGRELRDSLEASAPMAFRGRRWR from the coding sequence ATGCAGGATATAGTTATCGTTGAAAACCTTGTTAAGAGGTTCAGGGATGTCATAGCAGTGAACAATATATCATTTAAAATAGAGAAAGGTGAAATATTCGCCCTACTAGGGCCAAACGGTGCCGGTAAAACGACGACTATACATATAATATCAACGATACTAAGGCCGACTAGCGGGAGGGTCCTCGTAGCAGGCCATGACGTGCTCAGGGAGCCTGGCGAGGTTAGGAAGAAGATTGGCATAGTTTTCCAAGAACCCAGCCTCGATAACCAGTTGACAGCATATGATAACATGTATATACATGGGAGGCTTTACGGGCTCGGTGGAGAAGAGTTAAGGGAAAAAATAATGAGGCTACTCAAATTTGTCAACCTCGAGGAGTACGCGTGGAAGAAGGTCGTATACTTCAGCGGTGGGATGAAGAGAAGGCTTGAGATAGCTAGGAGCCTTCTTCACGAGCCAGAGATACTAATATTAGATGAACCCACGATAGGATTAGATCCTCAGTCAAGGGCTAAGATATGGGATTATATAAGGGAGCTGAGGAAGCTCCATAATATGACGATCCTGTTGACGACACACTACATGGATGAAGCCGAGGAACTTGCTCACAGGGTGGCAATAATGGATCACGGTAAGATAATAGCCCTTGACACGCCCGATGGATTAAAGAATATGCTTGGCAAAGACGTCGTGTATCTTAATGTAAATGGAGGTAGGGACTTCTGTAGCGCTATAAGTTTTGTTAAGGAGTGTAGAAAACTCGGTGAAAACAGATATGAGCTACTGGTGGATAACGCTTCAAAACTTATACCAGAGATCATAGCTACCGCGTCATCCATGGGGCTGGAGATAACGGAGGTATCCTATAAGAGGCCCTCTCTCAACGAAGTATTCCTACATCTCACAGGAAGAGAGTTAAGGGATAGCCTTGAAGCATCGGCTCCCATGGCTTTCAGGGGTAGGAGGTGGCGTTAA
- the argS gene encoding arginine--tRNA ligase, which translates to MPSASTSIQECILRGLVRAVKDSTGIEEEVVEKYIIEGKIRIAPTPDPRMGDYGVALHIVFKNYPRDKWEEIGSLIARKLLEYSAEECRLRNTVYVNGYINVEVDYSTIFKSFMESLLSGRLLSELRSIGFGKNTVVEHTSANPVHPLHIGSGRNSVIGDTYARLLKYLGFNVVRLFYVNDLGRQVAVLAYGVSKLRSQGIVPRPGLKIDHWYGIVYALTNIFIEEDRIAHELGMLSLELNKLLEELENTLQGLAGEADSPALKKLHSKIHILASKTRLKHDTVKILGELIKELRHQSESWEKLPDILNEYSRRVGELATRYRELYKEYVEYVKAKSTLCRDYHEICRGLQQGFRGYEDAEREISEIMKRAEGGDPEVRRLLRDISGNVLRGFIETLEKINIGFDGFDYESSDEVLELSKGIVDEVVKTAYTRIVDGAVEVDLNKAGEENKYVRSLFHPDQPGRFIIRRRDGTTLYVTRDIAYTLIKFKRYNAERVYNVIAVEQARAQKQLKAILYLLGYKREADNLVHFSYEMVHLKNMRMSGRRGIYYTMDELLMDMEDSIVARGIEGSSSFKQEAEGKYIDLMETARMLAVNNVRALLLSVEPGKVLSFDPSKIDSFEHGITVTYGLVRAQSILRKLWGLEPLVEINAVRSRSIEIYTSLNTESMEFNTEEKQILEMLVGYPRVLREAYEYMRPDKLLEYAVELSLFFNRMYEKHRVIGEPDAVKKAVRVLLTVAVFLVLADLAEIMGFHKLKKL; encoded by the coding sequence ATGCCCAGCGCGTCAACTAGTATACAGGAGTGCATACTACGGGGATTAGTGAGAGCTGTAAAGGATTCAACCGGGATCGAGGAGGAAGTAGTTGAAAAATATATTATTGAAGGCAAGATAAGGATAGCCCCGACACCTGATCCAAGGATGGGTGATTATGGAGTAGCCTTACACATAGTGTTCAAAAACTATCCAAGAGATAAATGGGAGGAGATCGGGTCCCTGATAGCGAGGAAGCTTCTCGAGTACTCAGCTGAGGAATGCAGGCTTAGAAACACCGTGTATGTTAACGGCTATATCAACGTGGAAGTAGACTACTCCACTATATTCAAGTCGTTCATGGAGTCGCTGCTCTCGGGCAGATTGCTCTCCGAGCTAAGGAGCATCGGCTTCGGTAAAAACACTGTTGTAGAGCATACAAGCGCTAACCCGGTTCACCCCCTGCATATTGGCAGCGGTAGAAACAGTGTAATAGGCGACACCTATGCTAGGCTTCTTAAATACCTCGGCTTCAACGTGGTGAGGCTCTTCTACGTTAATGACCTCGGGCGCCAGGTAGCAGTATTAGCTTACGGGGTCAGCAAGCTGAGGTCTCAGGGCATTGTGCCGAGGCCCGGCTTGAAAATAGATCACTGGTATGGCATAGTATATGCTTTAACAAACATATTCATAGAGGAAGACAGAATAGCACATGAACTAGGCATGCTCTCACTAGAGTTGAACAAGCTACTTGAGGAACTAGAGAACACGCTACAAGGGTTAGCCGGGGAAGCGGATTCACCAGCTCTGAAAAAGTTGCATTCAAAGATACATATCCTCGCAAGTAAGACGCGTCTAAAGCACGATACTGTTAAAATACTGGGAGAGCTAATCAAGGAGCTGAGACATCAGAGTGAAAGCTGGGAGAAGCTTCCAGACATCCTTAACGAATATAGTAGAAGGGTAGGTGAGCTGGCTACTAGGTACAGGGAGCTCTACAAGGAGTATGTGGAGTATGTAAAGGCTAAGAGCACCCTATGCAGGGACTACCATGAAATATGCAGGGGGCTACAGCAAGGGTTCAGGGGTTACGAGGATGCTGAGCGAGAGATATCAGAGATCATGAAGAGGGCTGAAGGAGGTGATCCCGAGGTAAGGCGTCTCCTCAGAGATATATCAGGGAATGTGTTAAGGGGCTTTATTGAGACCCTAGAAAAGATCAATATTGGATTCGACGGCTTCGATTATGAGTCAAGCGATGAAGTACTCGAGTTATCGAAGGGCATTGTTGACGAAGTAGTTAAGACAGCGTATACTAGGATAGTTGATGGAGCCGTAGAAGTTGATCTCAACAAGGCTGGTGAGGAAAACAAGTATGTTAGAAGCCTCTTCCATCCTGATCAACCCGGTAGATTCATTATTAGGAGGCGGGATGGGACCACTCTTTATGTTACAAGGGATATAGCCTATACATTAATCAAGTTTAAGAGGTATAATGCTGAGAGAGTATACAATGTCATAGCCGTGGAACAAGCTAGGGCACAGAAACAGCTAAAGGCGATACTCTACCTACTCGGCTATAAGAGGGAAGCCGATAACCTGGTGCACTTCTCATATGAAATGGTCCACTTGAAAAATATGAGGATGAGCGGTAGGAGGGGCATATACTATACAATGGATGAGTTATTAATGGATATGGAGGATTCAATAGTGGCGAGGGGTATTGAGGGATCGAGTAGCTTTAAGCAGGAGGCTGAAGGCAAGTACATTGATTTAATGGAGACAGCTAGAATGCTAGCGGTAAACAATGTGCGTGCACTACTTCTATCAGTTGAACCAGGTAAGGTCTTATCTTTCGATCCAAGCAAAATAGATAGTTTTGAACACGGTATAACGGTTACCTATGGATTAGTAAGGGCTCAGAGCATACTTAGGAAGCTATGGGGGCTTGAGCCACTAGTGGAAATCAATGCAGTGAGATCCAGGAGTATTGAGATCTATACATCACTTAACACTGAAAGCATGGAGTTTAATACTGAAGAAAAGCAGATACTTGAGATGCTTGTAGGCTATCCCCGTGTGTTAAGAGAGGCTTACGAGTACATGAGGCCAGATAAACTCCTAGAGTATGCTGTAGAGTTATCGCTGTTCTTCAATAGAATGTATGAGAAGCACAGGGTTATAGGCGAGCCAGATGCCGTTAAGAAAGCCGTCAGGGTGCTGTTAACGGTAGCGGTGTTCCTGGTGCTGGCTGATCTCGCTGAGATAATGGGGTTCCATAAGTTGAAGAAACTATAA
- a CDS encoding ABC transporter permease, with the protein MNGFNAFASLFYRQVKRWASSRSRLISTIIQPLLWLVFLGLGFGGVFNPDNINTSALGINATVMPVPVNVTGIVSRYFNMVFGGIDYVTFMVSGMVAMTAFMGSFIAGISVIWDKQFGFLKETLVTPAPRSVVIAGRIFGDAFVNTLQSAIIITLALLFTNNIRITGIPISLLYVFIMAVGFTGLGTAISLKFSSMEGFQMIINIITMPLMFMSGVFYPVKSMPTWMQYVAMFNPLTYAVHASRYWLTGADVGFDYMNPLVDIVVLSIISVVLLVVAMRMFERATIED; encoded by the coding sequence ATGAACGGCTTCAACGCGTTTGCCTCATTATTCTATAGGCAGGTTAAAAGGTGGGCTAGCTCCCGCTCTAGACTCATCTCAACGATAATACAGCCACTGCTCTGGCTGGTGTTCCTCGGCCTGGGCTTCGGCGGAGTATTCAATCCAGATAACATTAATACCTCGGCCTTAGGGATCAACGCTACCGTAATGCCGGTGCCAGTAAATGTTACTGGCATCGTGTCAAGATACTTTAACATGGTTTTCGGCGGTATAGACTACGTAACGTTCATGGTTAGCGGCATGGTTGCGATGACAGCATTCATGGGTAGCTTTATAGCCGGTATAAGCGTGATATGGGATAAGCAATTCGGCTTCCTCAAGGAGACCCTGGTGACACCAGCTCCTAGAAGCGTTGTAATAGCTGGAAGGATATTTGGCGATGCATTCGTCAACACTCTGCAGTCAGCCATCATAATAACGCTGGCACTGCTCTTCACAAATAACATAAGGATAACTGGGATACCCATATCACTACTATACGTCTTCATAATGGCGGTGGGGTTCACTGGTCTAGGGACAGCTATATCGCTTAAATTCAGTAGTATGGAGGGATTCCAGATGATTATCAACATAATTACAATGCCCTTGATGTTTATGAGTGGAGTCTTCTACCCGGTTAAATCCATGCCTACATGGATGCAGTATGTTGCAATGTTTAATCCATTAACATATGCCGTACATGCTTCAAGGTACTGGCTCACCGGTGCTGATGTAGGCTTCGACTACATGAACCCACTGGTCGACATAGTAGTTTTATCGATTATATCGGTTGTCCTCCTAGTAGTCGCTATGAGGATGTTTGAGAGGGCTACAATCGAGGATTAA
- a CDS encoding PadR family transcriptional regulator: protein MNRIRHRGKYVELLILDMSRGGRIHGYYLLKKIREETGLPVNPGLIYPLLKGMVEKGLIKAEESFEKGRRKIVFRITEKGEKYLEENKQELEIARKYFEKLKLAKEVGLTKLVARLIRIFEKIDQLTPEQLEVIRGITRELEAKLIDIAGE from the coding sequence ATGAATAGAATAAGGCATAGAGGGAAATACGTTGAGCTATTAATACTGGATATGTCGCGTGGAGGCCGTATCCACGGGTATTACCTATTGAAGAAGATAAGGGAGGAGACAGGGCTACCAGTGAATCCAGGCCTAATATATCCATTACTAAAGGGCATGGTTGAAAAGGGCCTGATCAAGGCGGAAGAGAGTTTCGAGAAAGGGAGACGTAAGATAGTGTTCAGGATCACTGAGAAAGGTGAAAAATACCTAGAGGAAAACAAGCAGGAGCTCGAAATAGCTAGGAAATACTTTGAGAAGCTGAAACTAGCCAAGGAGGTAGGGCTCACTAAACTGGTGGCCAGGCTAATAAGGATCTTCGAGAAAATAGATCAGCTAACCCCTGAGCAATTAGAGGTTATCAGAGGCATCACAAGGGAGCTGGAGGCTAAATTAATAGATATTGCAGGTGAGTAA
- a CDS encoding aldehyde ferredoxin oxidoreductase N-terminal domain-containing protein, translated as MNMRRYRALFIDASTRKHWVEEYELNEVYSPISLGLKLHMERYRSWSKPIYHSDNALILGAGLFTGSKMYGVHRFVAVFRSPLTKGLHVSEMGGAAFQFKINADAVVIVGRSETPLIVKIYDQGNGEPVVEFHEIQEETLEHVWKGYGGFKGIYALQQYLSDHFKGFYEEFNGRSILVGPASKYTNIGALASVTLNKGRMDHGSEDFAARAGGGSILYRAHGVAAIIYGGRYDRSTKVPKELSDTRELDKLFMELTKQPYTQAVINAGVKYRYDPKLNTGGTLGGNYPHLKATTPMFNWKMIYLPKDLREKLHELIMKYMWEPFNREAIETRSWKTCGEPCPLACKKVRLGKYKSDYEPYNGLGPIIGVLDIHEAEKVVELADAYGFDVIELGQIIGFLFEAMDKGLLRPEEIGLPGKPFFDPASYSIEHARVNAELAVKIIEQLAFGSNPLLRLIGERGLRSAAKILDILYRERTIERKTRFSDIPIYAAFGEEGHITPNYYWTPGLVAPLVVLGKYWTVYSGVFMEPEEFASKSIERAIYEALIADMGLCRFHRGWAEKAIPVILEKYYGIEKPLEKTRELYKKIAEYQKLAGALPVFWDSGKIIDFMALAAEEYGNVEWGGKFKVNKEAAAREWWERFYRKLEELTS; from the coding sequence ATGAACATGCGGAGATACAGGGCGTTATTCATTGATGCATCAACTAGGAAGCACTGGGTTGAGGAGTATGAGTTAAATGAAGTGTACTCGCCGATATCGCTAGGACTCAAGCTTCATATGGAGAGGTATAGATCATGGAGCAAGCCCATCTATCACTCCGATAACGCATTAATTCTCGGGGCTGGTTTGTTCACTGGATCAAAGATGTATGGCGTGCATAGATTTGTAGCAGTGTTTAGAAGCCCATTAACCAAAGGGTTACATGTATCCGAGATGGGTGGTGCTGCATTCCAGTTCAAGATTAATGCTGACGCGGTAGTTATAGTGGGTAGATCAGAGACACCCCTCATAGTTAAGATCTATGATCAGGGCAACGGCGAGCCGGTTGTAGAGTTTCACGAGATACAGGAGGAGACGCTTGAACATGTCTGGAAGGGATACGGTGGCTTCAAAGGCATATACGCGCTACAGCAGTACCTTAGCGATCACTTCAAGGGTTTCTACGAGGAGTTTAACGGGAGATCTATACTGGTTGGCCCGGCCTCCAAGTATACTAATATAGGTGCTCTTGCCTCGGTAACGCTAAACAAGGGTAGGATGGATCATGGGAGCGAGGACTTCGCGGCTAGAGCTGGTGGTGGGAGTATACTGTACAGGGCACATGGGGTTGCAGCAATAATCTATGGAGGTAGGTATGATAGAAGCACCAAGGTACCCAAGGAGCTCAGTGATACAAGGGAGCTCGACAAGTTATTCATGGAGTTAACCAAGCAACCATATACTCAGGCAGTGATTAATGCCGGTGTGAAATACAGGTATGACCCGAAGCTAAACACTGGTGGCACACTCGGCGGAAACTATCCGCATCTCAAGGCAACGACACCTATGTTTAACTGGAAGATGATATATCTGCCTAAGGATCTAAGAGAAAAGTTACACGAATTAATCATGAAGTATATGTGGGAGCCATTCAATAGGGAGGCCATTGAAACCAGGAGCTGGAAGACATGCGGCGAACCATGTCCACTGGCATGCAAGAAGGTGAGGCTGGGTAAGTACAAGAGCGACTACGAGCCATATAATGGATTAGGCCCCATTATAGGGGTACTAGACATACATGAAGCCGAGAAAGTGGTTGAATTAGCTGATGCATACGGCTTCGACGTAATAGAGCTGGGCCAGATCATAGGATTTCTGTTTGAAGCCATGGATAAGGGATTACTTAGACCAGAGGAGATAGGGCTACCCGGTAAGCCATTCTTTGACCCGGCATCATACAGTATAGAGCATGCAAGAGTTAACGCTGAGCTAGCTGTGAAGATAATTGAACAACTTGCCTTCGGGAGCAATCCATTACTCCGCCTCATAGGTGAGAGGGGATTGAGGTCGGCTGCCAAGATACTGGATATATTATATAGGGAGAGGACAATAGAGAGGAAGACAAGGTTCAGTGATATACCTATATACGCTGCATTCGGCGAAGAAGGCCATATAACACCTAACTACTACTGGACACCCGGCCTAGTAGCCCCACTAGTGGTTCTAGGCAAGTACTGGACGGTTTATAGTGGCGTATTCATGGAGCCCGAGGAGTTCGCGTCAAAATCCATTGAGAGAGCCATATACGAAGCATTAATAGCTGATATGGGGCTCTGCAGGTTCCATAGAGGTTGGGCTGAGAAAGCCATACCAGTGATACTCGAGAAATACTATGGTATTGAAAAGCCGCTTGAAAAGACACGTGAGCTATATAAGAAGATAGCGGAATACCAGAAGCTAGCTGGGGCTCTACCAGTCTTCTGGGATTCAGGAAAGATAATAGACTTCATGGCTCTTGCGGCTGAAGAATATGGTAATGTAGAGTGGGGTGGAAAGTTCAAGGTAAATAAGGAGGCAGCTGCAAGAGAGTGGTGGGAGCGCTTCTACAGGAAGCTTGAGGAGTTAACCAGCTGA